Within Cucumis melo cultivar AY chromosome 4, USDA_Cmelo_AY_1.0, whole genome shotgun sequence, the genomic segment TCAACTAAACAAGAGAAGgtcaaattacaaaaatatcatGAAAACGGGATATCGTGTAGCATAATAATATCAATGTCGTGCACGATACTCAAAAACAAAGATCACATATAGACGCAAAATATAAGAGTATCGCGATGATCCAAAGAACAACGGAATTCGTCGTAGTTGGAGCAATAAAAATTGCCCAAAAGGCCGAAACTATTTAGAAGTCAGGTGTTGCCCCAGGCGTGCAATTTTCTTGTTAACATCTAATTTGGTCGCCTAACCCTTCCCTCACTCCATGCGCTTTTCCACCACTCGTGTCATGCCATGTGGCTCCTAGTGCTTAACTGTCATGTAAAAGAAAAGGTGTGAAATGGAAGGCCCACATTCGTTTCCACGTCAGCATCTCTCAAGTCTCCAGCTGGTCAAGATCCCAAAGACAACTCTGGTAGTGAATAAATAGGTAGGAATTTTATTTTATCACTAAGAATGAGTAGGGGTAGTTTGGTCCACCGGTTGTAAAGTCGGAGTTAAATACTCTAAATACAAACTTTAgaatttcaatatattattaacTTCAAAACTTAgtaattcaattaaatataagtaaattttattggaagaaaactaataaaaaaagaaaagaaaaaagaaaaagcaatgAATGGATAGTGATGAAGTAGAAATTTGTCGATAAGGCTAAGTTCATGGAATTAAAAAGGTTTTATGGAAAAAACGGAGGTGGAAGAGAGACAATGTAAGTGAGTGATGAAGTTAGAGGCGTCGGATAAGAGAAGAGATTGAAATTTCGGAAAATAGATGAAAGCAGCCACGCGCAATTCAATGCATCCCTTTATGCTTTCCTCAAAAGGAAAGCTCTTAAATGGTTTTATTTTCTCAACATTATTGGaaccttctttcttttttcttttttcttttttcttttttcttacaTTTGTTCTTTTATTGCCTTCATTTATGAATAATCTTTTCCTATTTTTCAAATGActtctaaattatttttcctattattattattatttttttttttgatgttTTATGTTATGaattttcaaacatttttaaaatactcttaaactttaaacaaatattaagaaaaatatcattattatttatagttatatatttctttatttttttttctttctttttttccctatATCTTCTTTATCTTTATAAGTTAGTAGTCTAACTAAATGTGTTCTCATAGGtaaatgcattttttttttaaatttaactatttaatattttggtatgctttaagaaaatattttgattttgaagttTTATGAGAGATTTAATGCTTtaacttaaagaaaaaaattgtttttattttggcatattaaaatattaatgtaAAACTTGAAAATATTGAAGAAAAATGAGAGTATGTGTATAAATAGAACATCTAAATATTATCAACATATACCAATAAAGAAGgtataatacaaacttttttcaatctttttttaaataaattaaagttatTTGTAATTAGatgttattgtttttgtttggaTACTAATGTAtggatatttttaattttttgcgtgtttaagaaattttttatataattatacaAAGTTCATGGACAAATTTTATAGTTTTAGAATaagtttaaggtttttttttttttttttttttttatatttttaaagttGCTCTAACTTATCTGAAACCAATAATGGTGAGTATAAACTCAGATACCAATTATTGTAAGGTCAATTCTTTTAAGctacaatttttgtttttcttaaagaaaaaaagaaaaaaagaaaaagatagttTATTTGCCTTAAGAGAGTAAGCGACAAAAAAcgaataattaatataaaagagAGAATATGATGAATTAGAAAGAGGAGTATATACTTTTGCTTGCTACCTCCTTGAAAACAAAATCCAAATgtgatatatatattctattaaAAGGAAATAATTTATCATATACTTTGTAAAAATAAAGTATACatgttcttctttttttatcacCCAATAAGAAACTTTAAcaattttttcttgtttgttctAAGTATTCACAATTACTGTGTGATTTTGGTATGAGCATGTGTCACCGATGTTGAATCTCGAGTAAAGATGATTCACTTGAAGTGATTATCGACACAAAGTACTAATATTAATGTGGTATTTTTATCTTACACTCTAATACTTAAATTTATACGTATTGTGTACTACGAAAAACCTATTATAATTTTCATATGTTTGGATATGAGACAAGTTATGCTATTTAAATTTTctagtataaaaaaaaaaatcatcgaGGTATCATAGTAGCGATAGGAATCGGTATGAAGGAGAGACCCATGAATAGGGTAGAGAATAACTAAACTTGGAGGACATGCTTCCTATTTTAATAATTGGGTAGTTTATCTGGGATGGATGCCTCCTAAAGAGTAACAGAGGTGTGCAATATAATGGTAGGCTCAAGCTCAAATTATGCTTGTGAGCGTGAGACCAACTAATCAAACAGAGACGAAAGTCGGCCATAGTGATTCGGGCATTTCCGTGTGGAAGGGCTCTCACTCAATGGATTAATGGTACGCCGGGGATAATAGGCCGATGACTCCCAAGAGCTCTTATTAGTGAAGttgtttggcacctcgatgtcgacTCATCACATCCTGGGATTGAAGAAGGTCCCAAGGGTTTGGTTGTTCGTCGATGAAAGTGGTATGTGAGTTAGTTTAGAACGTTGTGAGACAGTTCGATTCCTATCTACTGTTGGTGTGAAAGGGAGAACTGCGAGGAGCTAGCCAACCCTAGTACGAAATTATTGGGTTGAGCCAACCTATGGTGTATCGGTTGTTATGCCATTAGTAGCCCCATGTCCTACTTTACCTTAAAATTTGAATGGATCTTGCATGCGGAGGAATGTATTCTCACTCGTAAAACTATGCATCTATAATTTAATAAGAATTAAACTTATAAATAGACATTCATTAATCATAGTCgaacgaaaaaaaattaaaattgttagGTTAAAATATTATACAGTTCATGagataattattatttactagGATATTTACCCAAAAAGATTCagataattattattattttttagacaattttaatacaaaataaaatttggagtgtgaaatttaaaattaatagaaAATTATGGAGTAAAGTTTagaatttaataatttatatagAAAAGGGGATTTAGGTGTTTTGAGATGagatgaaaagagaaaaagtatAGAAGTGGAGGCTGAAGTCGTCACTTCCCCCAAGGTTAGGTAATGCATTAATGCCTCCTCCCTCCCTCCATTGTCCATTCTCCGTTGTACCTTGATGTGAAATGCTTTTTCCAATATCCcctatttttatttctttattattttactattttatacttatttcgTCCCTCTCAATTATCTTTAATCaaaattctatttcttttctcattatatttttataaatcacttttttctaaatattatttcatttttaagaacatttattttaaaactgaATTCAATATTGTTCGAAcataaatttgtttattttttctattttagtaaataaaaaatgagaagGTTCAAATCCCATACTTTATATTCTATATTATATGCTAGTATCATGtctattttattaaatatattttgaatttatgtTGCAAATTAAAACTCAATTTAgtgatttttttcttaatttattatatatatatatgagtcaattttaaaatggaaaatacaatATTTTATAACCGTTCTTTGTAGTCTTCTAATTCGGCTAGAAgtttcttaaaattaaatataataaacaaagaaatgaaaaataaataagtttGTTAAAAATGACGAAAAAGTGactattaaatttatttatttaaatatgtgattGAAAAAACCCAACgtttactttttaatttaataatataaatacGAAGACAATTGAATTATGTTAAATGAATTCCATCAAAACgtaatttaacttttaaaattgatatttatttttatttaaaatttattataaaataaaaatgaattttcatATGccttaatattttgtaaatgaaaATTTAAGATGATAGATGATAGTATTGTAGTTTTATTTCATAATAAGTATATtgaacacaaattaaaaaatctaTAATATAAATCTAATCTAAGTTACTTccctcttataaatatatatatatacatgaaaggtaacaaaattaaaggaaaaaagaaatagtaTCAATCAATCATGTTGCGATAGTCTCAAAgcatatatattcttttaaagACAAATTGTGTTTATATAAATAACAATGCTAAAGTATACTTAATCATACTTATGGACAAAATTTGTTTGTTGGCGGAGGTTAATCACATGACAAGTACTTTTGAATATTATGAGATTAGGTtaccttttttttatatatatttttatttcccatcgcattatttattttaaaaagaaaaaaacatgcaAATTGGAATTCCCCTCTAGATTTTTATGCCCATATGAGTGTATAGTAATAGATATATTTGCTAATACTTTATGTCCGATTAATATTTTTAACGATCAATTCTTTTAAACACATTCGTATATTATTTGGTAACCAGTGAATCTTTTGTTTTGGTTCGAAGTATGCATCATAAATTTTTGAAAaccatttttgaaattttgtaaaaaaacaTGAAAGGAGGAAAAAATGGTTTTCAAAATTAGATTTCTAGAAAGTTTATCACCATCTTTCTTgcttgtttcttttctttttttttttttttttttcttcttttagacGAAATACAAACAACCGACAAGGCATTACGATAGAAAACATATTTTTACATATTAAAGAACAATGGAGCATAGAAGAGTTCATTTCTTGAGAGATGTAATAAAAATGTACAATATTAATAACATTTCCAACAAAAAAGAATGTCTTCAATGAGGATCCCAATTATAGCTAAACAAATCCCCTTTCTATGGATAAGATTAATGATTTCCATGAAATCGAACTCTCCCACTCCCTTCCCTCATGAGAAGATTAATGACTTATAACAAAAAGAATGGTACTTTCTCATCGTTCTCGTTAAACACCTGATGAATCAATAGatgtttttaaattattattttgtactAATTTAGGATCTTATAGTTAAAATtacattattaagatttaataataaaaaaaaattaaattagtttatCAATAAAATAACTATTGGACCTACTATacttgtataaatatatatcattaCCAATTTAGGAACCCTTGCGAAAATTGAGTCCAAAAACCAAAAgtggattttaatatttattataatttaagagcattgttaaaataaaacaaaagtatCGAGAATCATAAACCTAATATagactatttttaaatataacaaaatgagtcaaaatatttaaagaaaataacaaaaattgatatattatCTACGATAAATATATACTATTCTCTATATGTATCTAGTTTATCACAAATAGATaatgatattttgttaaatttgtaaatattttgaaaattttatcgtcaaaataatttttattttctttgttttttttaaatgttgaaattggaatgtaaaaaagaaatgaatAGATGGTAATTAGTGTAGTGTTGTCACTCTTTACCGACATGAGACCACATACAAAAACATTTGACAAATTCAAATagattataattttattttttaaaaaaatggataTCTTGAACACGAAgacatttttatatttgttataaagTCGATGACTTTTTTTGTTTAGGCAGATAACAACTAACACAATGACTTTTAATTTCTCCAACTCTCTTCTTTTGACCTAATTAACCAAATTACACTATTCCCAAATATTTCAATTCCTCGTTCcaacttttattttcattttaaaaacaaaaattatttaataactttatcattttcaATTATCCAAAAGTTAAACCCTTTACCATGAAATGTATTTGATTCGCATTAACTCAGACTATGTGTTCTTTTTCAAAGTCTTTCCTTgtatagaaatatatatatatatatattcaataaattttcagtaataaatgataaaattgtttaaaaagacGATAACAAAGTTGAGAAATtgtatatattaaaacaaatttCATTTATTCATACAATTAACTTTGTATCAAACTTTAATTCCATTCAATTTTACGTTGAATTTAGATAATTGttcttatttttcatattttatttattttcaatagATTTTAATCGGAAAGAAGGGTAAAAGCAACAtcaattataaaaacaaaacatatattttttatagaacttgaaaaattttaactttttgtttcttaatcaaatttgataaatttttttttattaaagtaGAAATTTTTACATTAAAGGACGAAAATTGCAATACGTATGTTACATATTACTCGATTATAAAGGATAAAGAAGAATGTATTTCGAGGAGCCgaacaaaagaaataaagaaagcaTGAAGAATAATAGAAAACTAGAGTACATGTATAGTCGGATAAGATTTGACATAAAAATCCCCTTTATCAATTAGCATTAATCCATTAAGAAAAAGGGATGATAAAATTTGAACCTTATATAAACAAGGTAAAATGTTCCAAGTCAAgaagaacaataaaaaaaaaaaaagagtcacAAACAAGGCTTTTATTATATAACAAAGATTAAGTTGTTTGAAAATTTCCATCCTCAGCTCATATATAAAAATTTAGCCACTAAACCCCCCCTTTTGTTTTTGTGTGTCTAAGTCTACAAAAAGCCCCTCTGTTTCATTTTTCCCCACCACCAAAAACTTGGGAATTGAAATTGATCAATTCCCCCATCATCAAATGGAACTGCCACCTGGATTCCGATTCCATCCGACGGACGAAGAGCTCATCACACACTACCTATCCCCTAAAGTCCTCTCCTCCACCTTCTCATCTCCGGCCATCGCCGAAGTGGATCTCAACAAATGCGAGCCCTGGGATTTGCCAGGTAAAGACAAAAGATCATCAGAGTACTATGTTATAATAAGAACGATTTGATCGATTATGGTTACGATCGGGtgtttttggttttgtttgttGGCAGGGAGGGCTAAAATGGGGGAAAAAGAATGGTACTTTTATTGTGTGAGAGATAGGAAGTATCCAACGGGGTTGAGGACAAATCGAGCAACAGCAGCAGGGTATTGGAAGGCAACAGGGAAAGATAAAGAGATATTGAAAGGGagaaataatgataataatattgTGGGGATGAAGAAAACTTTGGTGTTTTATAAAGGAAGAGCTCCAAGAGGACATAAATCTAATTGGGTGATGCATGAATATCGATTACATTCCAATaatcattcttcttcttcttcttcttctcctcctccttattctcaacatcatcttcttcctaCTAGTTCATCATCTCAGGTacaatcttttttcttcttaaattcTTTGTTTAATATTATGAAGATTTTTCAAAGACTAAAGTTTcagttttttaaataaatttataaatttctCCCAGTTATAGAATTTATGAAATTTGACtaatttatatgaataaaattttaaatatagtatttttttttttttacaacttatttacaatagtttttatttttatttaatcacTTTTAACTTCTTACCtaaatttaaaagaagaaaaatgctGTACTTACAATTTATCgacttctctttttttttttttttttttttttttaaattaaaaaaaaaaacttagatgATCATGCCCATACTGCCCAATAAAATTCTGCCACGTGGTAATTTATATtcttttgaatttaaattatttttgttaatttacTTTTTACCATGTATAAATAAAAGGTGAAAAACATTGGGGATAGTACACCTAATCATTTGCTAACACAATCtaaatttgattatttaaattGAAACCAAAGAGGGAGTAAAGTAAATGGAAAACTTTTCAAAGTTGAGTAAAGGACCAAATTGGCAAGAAATTATAGGTTTtgtcttttgttttttgttttttgttttttttgttttttttttttttttgaaattggGTGCAGACGAAGGAATGGGTAATATGTAGAATCTTCCAGAAGAGTGAGAGCTCAATGGCAAAGAAAGGAAACGATGAAATAATGATGGCAGAGAGTTCATCCTCTTCCTgtgttcatcttcttcctccattAACGGAGGAGTCAGATGCTGCTAATTTGCACGTGACCTGCTTCTCCAATTCAACGGAGATGGAGGAGTACGATTATCATCAAAACGACGACGCTTTCTTTTGGTTGCCGGATTTTCAAGAGATTAAACAAACCCAATTCTTttctactactactactactaataataataataataataaaccgGCCTCTAATTATGACCAATACCAACTTCATCCATCTCCTCCTCCTCCCCTTTGGAATTACTAATATACGTATTCTTACTTTAAATTATTATCTTTCTttgtatgtatgtgtatatacgTATAATCCTTTTCTTGTTTTTAGTTTAAATGATTTTCCGACTATGTTATTTGGTGTGGTTTTGTCGAGTTTAATACTCATGGAATGATATATCCGAACAGTTGATTTTTGGAATGCAAAATGTGTATTACATTGTATAACTTCTTTCTTCGTccataaaaaatttaatatatagtaTCAATCATTGGACGAgataattgtaaatataacaaaatccaaAATATAAACACAAATAAcaacatttaaatttttttttaaacatatataacaaaatctgtTAAAGTCTATTAGATATACCATGttgcaaatattggtctattaatgatagatcaCAAGAACCTATCatatctatcactgatagaagtTTACCATCgataaaatttgttatatttttatcGTTATctgttaaaattatttttttaataatataactatagaaatggaaattttttaaattagtctaaacttaaatataaatatatatatatatatatatatataaatatatatatataaatataaagaaGAGGCATTTTGGATAATTTGAAGAGAGATTTGTTTTTTCTACTTTCTCTAGTTTGGTTTTATATGTGAAGTGACGTTTCCTTTTTTCGCTTTTGGAAAAAACTTGAAAGGTATTTCTTCTTAGGAAAGTTAAATGCTTGTAAATAGTAATTTGAAAAGCATACAATGACTTTTAGAGTTAGCACTTCTTACTTTCTATCCAACTTTCATTATATTTATccactattttctttttctttttttctttttaaaaaataaagatacGATTCGGAAGTCTATCAATATATCATAATTAGATTGACACATTTCAATACTCTAATCATATCTTAGTTTCCATTCATTAATATAAACCAATAAGGGTTAGAGATAAATTAACcccaaagaaagaagaaaaaaatgttacaaaaGAACAGTAAGATTCAAAATAGTTCAATTGAGATATAAtgtaaaaagttgaaaatgGTTGAATTAATGTACTCGTTATCAAAGTGAAACATAGTTCGACTGTTGTAAAGTGTGATTCCTTGACCAAAATACCTAAGTTTTGTATCATCTACTTGAAGTTGAATTCACGGGAGAATCAATAATATACCTAATTTGTATTGAGCATCTATTTTCAAAAGAGTGTGGATgaactaattaatttttttaaaaaaattaaaataaaaattgaaaacatttataattaGCATATATGTtattagaaaaaatatatatatacttatacAGACTCATCTCGAATTGTATCTACCTGTGTATAGACACTAGTATTGTGTGATTGAAAAGAGATGAAAAAGTATGAGTAAAGTCCAAGCTGATGCATCCAAATACATTAAACAATTTGATATTAGAAATCGTCTTtagtcaaatagatctatagataacaataacaacaaaatTTAATGTACGTATGTTACAAAATGTTAGTTGAGATCTTCTTCTGAAAATATGACtttaaaatggtaaaaataaTCGTATAGCACCAATTTAAAAGTGgtgtgttttttgttttcttcaatATATTACAACACTTGTCATTAAAAAGTAAACACTCTATTCTCTCTATCTCTAAAAAGAGATGAAGAGAGTGAGTTAGGCCACCAACCAAGAGACAATAGCGAATCAAATGACATGATAAAGCCATATTACTCCAACAATGGCCAAAGAAGGGAATATGACAACTTTAGAACACAATAATATATAACATGCAACCAACATGTTTATTATTCTAAGTcgaaattaatatttaaagaattattttaaatgactaATAATCGTAAGTTTGATGATCTAACAgtgaaaaacgaaaaaaagaaaaattctacCTAATATAAGTACATGATGTACAATTCTAATGGATGATATACTGAATATCGATTGTTTCGTATCTTCAATCTCTCACTTCATAATTGTTTAactaattaagaaaaaggaaacgaTAGTCATTTATGAAGTTCTTGATTGATTTAGTGATACACAAACTTTTCTAACATCTTAACGGTGATAAAGaaagttgaaagaaaaaagTCGAAGAAAACAATGGAAATGAGGATGAGGGGATTGGAGAAATGAAGAAGATTAGAATGGGAAAGAGAAAATTTA encodes:
- the LOC103486988 gene encoding NAC domain-containing protein 100-like, translating into MELPPGFRFHPTDEELITHYLSPKVLSSTFSSPAIAEVDLNKCEPWDLPGRAKMGEKEWYFYCVRDRKYPTGLRTNRATAAGYWKATGKDKEILKGRNNDNNIVGMKKTLVFYKGRAPRGHKSNWVMHEYRLHSNNHSSSSSSSPPPYSQHHLLPTSSSSQTKEWVICRIFQKSESSMAKKGNDEIMMAESSSSSCVHLLPPLTEESDAANLHVTCFSNSTEMEEYDYHQNDDAFFWLPDFQEIKQTQFFSTTTTTNNNNNNKPASNYDQYQLHPSPPPPLWNY